One Salipiger sp. CCB-MM3 genomic window carries:
- a CDS encoding flagellar biosynthetic protein FliR, whose protein sequence is MNLSAFLTAEFLGVALVFARIGGIIMFVPGFGEALFPARHRLAMALVLSLALYPLTPLGPVDFENPAAFLATMAIELTLGVWIGVTARILLTGLQFAGYQIGMISGLANAFSPSLGSFEGANLVSSALMMAAVAVIFATDMHHMIIGAMVMSYEVFPPGQILTGDLAQQMVKAVSQSFYMGLSIAAPFFVMGLLLNLAMGLTARMMPTLPVFFVAGSVLIVSGLLVLVMATPMMLREFADEFAAWLGLLVF, encoded by the coding sequence ATGAACCTCTCGGCGTTCCTCACCGCCGAGTTTCTCGGTGTGGCGCTGGTCTTCGCTCGGATCGGCGGCATCATCATGTTCGTGCCCGGCTTCGGCGAGGCGCTGTTTCCGGCCCGCCACCGGCTGGCCATGGCGCTGGTGCTGTCGCTGGCGCTTTACCCGCTGACGCCACTGGGACCGGTGGATTTCGAGAACCCCGCCGCCTTCCTTGCGACCATGGCGATCGAGTTGACGCTGGGCGTCTGGATCGGGGTCACCGCGCGCATCCTGCTGACCGGGCTGCAGTTCGCGGGCTATCAGATCGGCATGATCTCGGGGCTCGCCAACGCGTTCTCGCCCAGCCTTGGCTCGTTCGAGGGCGCCAACCTCGTCTCCTCGGCGCTGATGATGGCGGCTGTGGCGGTCATCTTCGCCACCGATATGCACCATATGATCATCGGCGCGATGGTGATGAGCTATGAGGTGTTCCCGCCGGGGCAGATCCTGACCGGCGATCTGGCGCAGCAGATGGTCAAGGCGGTGAGCCAGAGCTTTTACATGGGGCTGTCGATTGCCGCGCCGTTCTTTGTCATGGGGCTGCTGCTCAACCTCGCCATGGGCCTGACCGCGCGGATGATGCCGACGTTGCCGGTGTTCTTCGTGGCGGGCTCGGTGCTGATCGTGTCAGGGCTCTTAGTGCTGGTCATGGCGACGCCGATGATGCTGCGCGAGTTCGCCGACGAGTTTGCCGCATGGCTCGGCCTGCTGGTGTTCTGA
- the flhB gene encoding flagellar biosynthesis protein FlhB, with protein sequence MAEDEDKDSKTEEPTERKLRQAREKGDVPSSKEVGNVTGVLSLFAVTAFVLPSVSAPLSGILRGVFETAGQVHVGEGVAGIRDLGGVTWGVLRGVGVLLAPLMALMVLGALAGAVLQGDVVVAAERIKPKLSKISPISGFKKIFSTSAMVEFLKSIVKVLVVATIGLWITYKMVREIWQAQGILPGVVTELARQAASQMLLVVLALLVVIAVADVFWKRFDHRRKQRMSLQEIKDETKDTEGDPQIRGKRAQLRRERAKQRIAQSVPRATVVLTNPTHYAVALKYESGVDMAPVCVAKGADLMAARIRQLARESEVPIIENKPLARALHDVAELDKPIPVQHWEAVAAIIGYVMDMQRNIKRPMPEGSSLREED encoded by the coding sequence ATGGCCGAAGACGAGGATAAGGACAGCAAGACCGAAGAGCCGACAGAGCGAAAGCTTCGACAGGCGCGCGAGAAGGGCGACGTTCCCAGCTCCAAGGAGGTTGGCAATGTGACCGGGGTGCTGTCGCTCTTTGCGGTGACGGCCTTTGTTCTGCCCAGTGTTTCGGCTCCGCTCTCGGGCATTCTGCGCGGGGTGTTCGAGACCGCCGGTCAGGTGCATGTGGGCGAGGGCGTGGCTGGCATCCGCGATCTGGGCGGCGTCACTTGGGGCGTGCTGCGCGGCGTCGGGGTGCTGCTTGCGCCGCTGATGGCGCTGATGGTTCTGGGGGCGCTGGCCGGGGCGGTGCTGCAGGGCGACGTGGTTGTGGCCGCCGAGCGCATCAAGCCGAAACTGTCGAAAATCTCGCCCATCAGCGGATTTAAGAAAATCTTTTCGACCAGCGCGATGGTAGAGTTCCTCAAGAGCATCGTGAAGGTGCTGGTGGTCGCGACGATCGGGCTTTGGATCACCTATAAGATGGTGCGCGAGATTTGGCAGGCGCAGGGCATTCTGCCCGGCGTGGTGACCGAACTGGCGCGGCAGGCCGCCTCGCAGATGCTGCTTGTGGTGCTGGCGCTGCTGGTGGTGATCGCGGTGGCGGATGTGTTCTGGAAGCGGTTCGATCACCGGCGCAAACAGCGCATGTCGTTGCAGGAGATCAAGGACGAGACCAAGGACACCGAGGGCGATCCGCAGATCCGTGGCAAGCGCGCGCAATTGCGCCGCGAGCGGGCCAAGCAGCGCATCGCGCAGTCCGTGCCGCGCGCCACGGTGGTGCTGACCAACCCGACCCATTACGCGGTGGCGCTGAAATACGAGAGCGGCGTCGACATGGCCCCGGTCTGCGTGGCCAAAGGGGCCGATCTCATGGCGGCGCGGATCCGTCAGCTGGCGCGCGAGTCAGAGGTGCCGATCATCGAGAACAAGCCGTTGGCGCGCGCGCTGCACGATGTGGCCGAACTCGACAAGCCAATCCCCGTGCAGCACTGGGAAGCGGTGGCCGCGATCATCGGCTACGTCATGGACATGCAGCGCAACATCAAGCGGCCGATGCCCGAAGGATCGAGTCTTCGGGAAGAAGACTGA